A single genomic interval of Nonomuraea rubra harbors:
- a CDS encoding carbohydrate ABC transporter permease: MAAKTRRYSARDVTVLVIGLGVAIAVNVSVIWGPTLASVGLSGTDWNGIGPIEWVGGQNYHDLSAEYPPFWSAVRNNVLWLGFLGLVATPFGLFCAVLLDRRLRLSRFYQSALYMPVVLSLAVVGFIAQLVYSSDYGVLNAVTGLGVDWLGDSSINIWVVMVAAGWRHVGYVMIIYLAGLKAVDPALKEAAAIDGADERQAFFRVVFPTLRPVNVIVLVITVIEALRAFDIVYAINKGRNGLELLSVLVTENIVGEASRIGFGSAIAVILLVISMGFIVVYLSQMFREER, from the coding sequence ATGGCCGCCAAGACCCGTCGCTACTCCGCCCGCGACGTGACCGTCCTGGTCATCGGGCTGGGGGTGGCCATCGCCGTCAACGTGAGCGTCATCTGGGGGCCCACGCTGGCCTCCGTCGGGCTGTCCGGCACCGACTGGAACGGGATCGGGCCCATCGAGTGGGTGGGCGGGCAGAACTACCACGACCTGTCGGCCGAGTACCCCCCGTTCTGGTCGGCGGTCCGCAACAACGTGTTGTGGCTGGGCTTCCTCGGGCTGGTCGCGACGCCGTTCGGGCTGTTCTGCGCGGTGCTGCTGGACCGGCGGCTGCGGCTGTCGCGTTTCTATCAGAGCGCCCTCTACATGCCGGTCGTGCTGTCGCTGGCCGTGGTGGGCTTCATCGCGCAGCTCGTCTACTCCTCCGACTACGGCGTGCTGAACGCGGTGACCGGGCTGGGCGTGGACTGGCTGGGCGACAGCTCCATCAACATCTGGGTCGTCATGGTCGCGGCCGGGTGGCGGCACGTCGGGTACGTCATGATCATCTATCTGGCGGGGCTCAAGGCGGTCGATCCCGCGCTGAAGGAGGCCGCGGCCATCGACGGCGCGGACGAGCGGCAGGCGTTCTTCCGGGTGGTGTTCCCGACGCTGCGGCCCGTGAACGTGATCGTGCTGGTCATCACGGTGATCGAGGCGCTGCGGGCGTTCGACATCGTCTACGCCATCAACAAGGGCAGGAACGGGCTGGAGCTGCTGTCGGTGCTGGTCACCGAGAACATCGTGGGCGAGGCCAGCAGGATCGGGTTCGGCTCGGCGATCGCGGTGATCCTGCTGGTGATCTCGATGGGGTTCATCGTGGTGTACCTCTCGCAGATGTTCAGGGAGGAGCGATGA
- a CDS encoding M48 family metallopeptidase: MDDRRDTDDVAREGDVADGAMAAVGAAGHPDEDTALGDGSYGEEAAESEDAARPGHPRPSAAHSGAAHSGTSYPDSARSDSTMAPGDAAGSTPGKAAGGGAEWHAPDEAARGEGKRHVQGDAAEPVPGHREEVPMTGGDGGTRAAAIALVLLGLVIVAVAAFSTPWQVLTSGPPDPARDFSAAQIARAQAFDAATTLPSYLSLALTIIIAGILVATPFSARVLGRLRGPWWLRVVLGTLVITALVELIRWPLGIWVETILRDYGLSTQDWAGWAGDRLKNLGVEVFLVCVMLLALVALARKVRRWWIPAAVGAFALTVVTSFVYPVVFEPLFNDFSSMRQGPLRTNLLDMAARDGVPVEDVLVADASRRTTALNAYVSGFGATRRIVVYDTLLRAPQREVELVVAHELGHAKYDDVLYGTVIGALSAGFGAIALFLVLKPLRRRTGVTSISDPRAVGVVMGLMTIGSLIMGPAQNVISRHIEARADVHALDLTGDPAMFIAMQKRLAITNISDLSPDAVEYVLYASHPSGPERIAMARAWAKLNGVPEP; encoded by the coding sequence ATGGACGATCGAAGAGACACCGACGACGTGGCACGGGAAGGGGACGTGGCGGATGGCGCGATGGCCGCCGTGGGCGCCGCCGGCCATCCGGATGAGGACACGGCGCTCGGCGATGGCTCGTACGGGGAGGAGGCGGCGGAATCGGAGGACGCCGCCCGGCCCGGACACCCCCGCCCCAGCGCCGCTCACTCGGGCGCCGCTCACTCGGGCACCTCATACCCCGACAGCGCCCGCTCCGACAGCACGATGGCACCGGGGGACGCGGCGGGCTCCACGCCCGGCAAGGCGGCGGGAGGCGGGGCGGAGTGGCACGCGCCCGACGAAGCGGCGCGAGGCGAGGGGAAGCGGCACGTGCAGGGCGATGCGGCGGAGCCCGTGCCGGGGCATCGTGAGGAGGTGCCCATGACAGGAGGAGACGGCGGGACGCGGGCGGCGGCGATCGCGCTCGTGCTGCTGGGCCTGGTGATCGTGGCCGTGGCCGCCTTCAGCACCCCCTGGCAGGTACTGACCAGTGGCCCGCCCGACCCGGCCCGCGACTTCAGCGCCGCCCAGATCGCCAGGGCGCAGGCGTTCGACGCGGCCACCACCCTGCCGAGCTACCTCTCGCTGGCCCTCACGATCATCATCGCCGGCATCCTGGTCGCCACTCCGTTCAGCGCCAGGGTGCTGGGCAGGCTGCGGGGCCCGTGGTGGTTGCGGGTCGTCCTGGGCACCCTGGTGATCACCGCGCTCGTCGAGCTGATCAGGTGGCCGCTCGGCATCTGGGTCGAGACGATCCTGCGGGACTACGGCCTGTCGACCCAGGACTGGGCCGGCTGGGCGGGCGACCGGCTGAAGAACCTGGGCGTGGAGGTGTTCCTGGTCTGCGTCATGCTGCTGGCCCTGGTCGCGCTGGCGCGCAAGGTCAGGCGCTGGTGGATCCCCGCGGCGGTGGGCGCGTTCGCGCTGACGGTGGTGACGTCGTTCGTGTACCCGGTGGTGTTCGAGCCGCTGTTCAACGACTTCAGCTCCATGCGGCAGGGCCCCCTGCGCACGAACCTGCTGGACATGGCCGCGCGTGACGGCGTACCGGTCGAGGACGTGCTGGTCGCCGACGCCTCGCGCCGCACGACGGCGCTCAACGCGTACGTGTCCGGCTTCGGCGCCACGCGCCGCATCGTCGTCTACGACACGCTGCTGCGGGCCCCGCAGCGGGAGGTCGAGCTGGTCGTGGCGCACGAGCTGGGGCACGCCAAGTACGACGACGTGCTGTACGGCACGGTCATCGGCGCCCTGAGCGCCGGCTTCGGCGCGATCGCGCTGTTCCTGGTACTCAAGCCGCTACGGCGGCGCACCGGCGTCACCTCGATCAGCGACCCCCGGGCGGTGGGCGTGGTCATGGGCCTCATGACGATCGGCTCGCTGATCATGGGCCCGGCCCAGAACGTGATCAGCCGGCACATCGAGGCCAGGGCCGACGTGCACGCGCTGGACCTGACGGGGGATCCGGCCATGTTCATCGCCATGCAAAAACGGCTCGCCATAACGAATATTTCCGACTTGTCGCCGGATGCGGTGGAATATGTCCTCTATGCCTCCCATCCCTCCGGCCCCGAGCGCATCGCGATGGCCCGCGCATGGGCCAAGCTGAACGGCGTCCCCGAGCCGTGA
- a CDS encoding ABC transporter substrate-binding protein, translating to MNQRPPITRRNLLLGTAAAFGVPAALAGCGSGSQAPAQAPGASGGNLGTVTIGSNASDEIPKKTLETVVKGFTQATSRINTVDHNTFQENINRYLRGTPDDVFTWFAGYRMQFFAEQGLAVDISDVWQEIGGNYTQAFKDQSTGVDGKQYFIPFTYYPWAVFYRKSLWREKGYEPPATLDELTALARKMKADGVIPIAFADKDGWPAMGTFDILNLRMNGYDFHISLMAGKESWTDPRVKQVFDTWRGLMEFHQPAALGRTWQEAGQSLAQKKTGMYLLGMFVAQQFPEADRDDLDFFTFPEINPAYGTDSIDAPIDGYMISAKARNVEGAKALLRHFAQPSSQDVATELDPGTLAASSKADTSGYSALQKRGAELVSKATHIAQFLDRDTRPDFASTVMIPSLQSFVSKPDEIDSLLASIEKQKANIFR from the coding sequence ATGAACCAACGGCCGCCGATCACACGCCGCAATCTCCTGCTGGGCACCGCCGCCGCGTTCGGCGTCCCCGCGGCCCTGGCCGGATGCGGCTCCGGCAGCCAGGCTCCCGCACAGGCGCCCGGCGCGTCCGGCGGAAACCTCGGCACGGTCACCATCGGCTCCAACGCCTCCGACGAGATCCCGAAGAAGACCCTGGAGACCGTGGTCAAGGGCTTCACCCAGGCCACGAGCCGGATCAACACGGTCGACCACAACACGTTCCAGGAGAACATCAACCGCTACCTCAGGGGCACGCCCGACGACGTGTTCACCTGGTTCGCGGGCTACCGCATGCAGTTCTTCGCCGAGCAGGGGCTGGCCGTCGACATCTCCGACGTGTGGCAGGAGATCGGCGGCAACTACACGCAGGCGTTCAAGGACCAGTCGACCGGCGTCGACGGCAAGCAGTACTTCATCCCGTTCACCTACTACCCGTGGGCGGTCTTCTACCGCAAGAGCCTGTGGCGGGAGAAGGGGTACGAGCCGCCGGCCACGCTGGACGAGCTGACCGCGCTGGCCAGGAAGATGAAGGCCGACGGGGTGATCCCGATCGCGTTCGCCGACAAGGACGGCTGGCCGGCGATGGGCACGTTCGACATCCTCAACCTGCGGATGAACGGCTACGACTTCCACATCTCGCTCATGGCCGGCAAGGAGTCGTGGACGGATCCGCGGGTCAAGCAGGTGTTCGACACCTGGCGGGGGCTGATGGAGTTCCACCAGCCGGCGGCGCTGGGTCGCACCTGGCAGGAGGCCGGGCAGTCGCTGGCGCAGAAGAAGACCGGGATGTACCTGCTCGGCATGTTCGTCGCCCAGCAGTTCCCCGAGGCCGACCGGGACGACCTCGACTTCTTCACCTTCCCGGAGATCAACCCGGCGTACGGGACGGACTCGATCGACGCCCCCATCGACGGCTACATGATCTCCGCCAAGGCCAGGAACGTGGAGGGCGCCAAGGCGCTGCTGCGGCACTTCGCCCAGCCGTCCTCGCAGGACGTCGCCACGGAGCTGGACCCCGGCACGCTGGCCGCGAGCTCGAAGGCCGACACCTCCGGCTACAGCGCGTTGCAGAAGCGCGGCGCGGAGCTGGTGTCGAAGGCCACGCACATCGCCCAGTTCCTCGACCGTGACACGCGGCCCGACTTCGCCTCCACCGTGATGATCCCGTCACTGCAGTCGTTCGTGAGCAAGCCGGACGAGATCGACTCCCTGCTGGCGAGCATCGAGAAGCAGAAGGCGAACATCTTCCGCTGA
- a CDS encoding aldo/keto reductase, with the protein MSEIPAHEAFSLGGDLPVNRIGYGAMRLADGPEPAPSATEAHIWHPPADRAGAIALLRRAAELGVDLFDTADAYALGANEELIAEALHPYEGTVTIATKVGVVRPSPTEWVTHGHPAYLRQQTELALRRLRVERIGLLQLHRIDPEYPLADQIGALKQLRDEGKVRHLGLSEVGVDELRQAAEITPIASVQNLYNLSTREHDPVVDYAAEHGIAFLPWFPFAAGSHAGPGSPLAEVAAEIGVTPAQASLAWLLRRSPTVIPIPGTSSIAHLEENVSALSITLTDDQFERLSRAV; encoded by the coding sequence ATGAGCGAAATTCCTGCACATGAGGCCTTTTCCCTCGGCGGCGACCTCCCGGTGAACCGGATCGGCTACGGCGCGATGCGGCTGGCCGACGGCCCCGAGCCCGCACCGTCCGCCACCGAGGCGCACATCTGGCATCCCCCGGCCGACCGCGCCGGAGCGATCGCGCTCCTGCGCAGGGCCGCCGAGCTGGGGGTGGACCTGTTCGACACGGCCGACGCCTACGCCCTCGGCGCCAACGAGGAGCTGATCGCCGAGGCGCTGCACCCGTACGAGGGGACGGTGACGATCGCGACCAAGGTCGGCGTGGTACGCCCGTCGCCCACCGAGTGGGTCACCCACGGCCACCCCGCCTACCTGCGCCAGCAGACCGAGCTGGCGCTGCGGCGGCTGCGTGTCGAGCGCATCGGCCTGCTCCAGCTGCACCGCATCGACCCGGAGTACCCGCTGGCCGACCAGATCGGCGCGCTCAAGCAGCTCAGGGACGAGGGCAAGGTACGCCACCTCGGCCTGTCGGAGGTGGGCGTGGACGAGCTGCGCCAGGCCGCGGAGATCACGCCCATCGCGAGCGTCCAGAACCTGTACAACCTGAGCACCCGTGAGCACGACCCCGTGGTGGACTACGCGGCCGAGCACGGGATCGCGTTCCTGCCGTGGTTCCCGTTCGCGGCCGGCTCGCATGCGGGGCCCGGGAGCCCGCTGGCGGAGGTGGCGGCCGAGATCGGGGTCACGCCGGCGCAGGCGTCACTGGCCTGGCTGCTGCGCCGCTCCCCCACGGTGATTCCCATCCCCGGAACGTCGTCGATTGCCCACCTTGAGGAAAATGTGTCCGCTTTGTCCATCACGTTGACGGACGACCAGTTTGAGCGCCTTTCCCGGGCCGTTTAG
- a CDS encoding phosphotransferase family protein, with protein sequence MTEQLRTSTRDLEELRKRATVWLRARVGANASVSEMSRPSENGLSSETLFFTATWDGRSTRCVARLAPAVEAVPVFPSYDLRAQFEMMRLAREKAGIPAPRPLWFEPDPGPLGTPFFVMERADGEVPPDVMPYTFGGWLHDASPADQRRLQDASVGIVAALHQTPFTPEELAPFGAAGLRAHVEAQRAYYEWAHGKRRVPLLERAFGWLEAHWPDDPGPDVLTWGDARIGNVMYQGFDPVAVLDWEMAAIGPRELDLSWMIFLHRFFQDITVSAGLPGMPGFMRREDVCATYRELTGYEPRDLDFYELYAALRHGVIMARIWHRRIHFGELPMPDDPDDLVLHRATIEELLAGYEAAS encoded by the coding sequence GTGACGGAACAGCTGCGCACTTCCACCCGTGACCTCGAAGAACTGCGGAAACGTGCCACCGTCTGGCTCCGCGCCCGGGTCGGCGCGAACGCCTCGGTGTCCGAGATGTCCAGACCGTCCGAGAACGGCCTTTCGAGCGAGACCCTGTTCTTCACCGCCACCTGGGACGGGCGGAGTACGCGCTGCGTAGCCAGGCTCGCACCTGCGGTGGAAGCCGTTCCGGTTTTTCCCTCCTACGATCTTCGGGCCCAGTTCGAGATGATGCGCCTGGCCAGGGAAAAAGCTGGGATCCCAGCGCCCAGGCCCCTGTGGTTCGAGCCGGACCCCGGCCCGCTCGGCACCCCGTTCTTCGTCATGGAACGCGCCGACGGCGAGGTGCCGCCCGACGTGATGCCGTACACGTTCGGCGGCTGGCTGCACGACGCCTCCCCCGCGGACCAGCGCCGGCTGCAGGACGCCAGCGTGGGCATCGTCGCGGCGCTGCACCAGACCCCGTTCACGCCGGAGGAGCTGGCCCCGTTCGGCGCCGCCGGGCTGCGCGCGCACGTCGAGGCGCAGCGCGCCTACTACGAATGGGCGCACGGCAAGCGCCGGGTCCCGCTGCTGGAGCGGGCGTTCGGCTGGCTGGAGGCGCACTGGCCGGACGACCCCGGCCCCGACGTGCTGACATGGGGCGACGCCAGGATCGGCAACGTGATGTACCAGGGCTTCGACCCGGTCGCGGTGCTGGACTGGGAGATGGCCGCCATCGGGCCGCGCGAGCTGGACCTGTCCTGGATGATCTTCCTGCACCGGTTCTTCCAGGACATCACGGTCAGCGCGGGCCTGCCCGGCATGCCGGGCTTCATGCGCCGCGAGGACGTCTGCGCGACCTACCGCGAGCTGACCGGCTACGAGCCGCGCGACCTGGACTTCTACGAGCTGTACGCGGCGCTGCGGCACGGCGTCATCATGGCCAGGATCTGGCACCGCAGGATCCACTTCGGCGAGCTGCCCATGCCGGACGACCCCGACGATCTGGTGCTGCACCGGGCCACCATCGAGGAGCTGCTGGCCGGCTACGAAGCCGCGTCGTAG
- a CDS encoding C40 family peptidase — protein MTVTAGGLILHAPTAQAATTSETATLTTVKAETTARTSQKATAAQRRAAKLARQKMKARKALAVAKNQIGDPYRYGGTGPGSFDCSGLVQFAWKKAGVKLPRVASSQFARTKHKVSWRNLQPGDLMFFSGLGHVGMYVGKGKMIHSPRTGERVRVDKLSGWRRSSFVGAVRPGM, from the coding sequence ATGACCGTGACGGCCGGAGGTCTGATCCTCCATGCCCCAACGGCTCAGGCGGCGACGACGAGCGAGACGGCCACTCTGACGACGGTGAAGGCGGAAACCACCGCCAGGACGTCCCAGAAGGCCACAGCAGCCCAGCGAAGGGCCGCCAAGCTCGCTCGGCAGAAGATGAAGGCCCGCAAGGCCCTCGCCGTGGCCAAGAACCAGATCGGTGACCCGTACCGGTACGGAGGCACAGGGCCTGGTTCGTTTGACTGCTCCGGTCTCGTCCAGTTCGCCTGGAAGAAGGCCGGCGTCAAGCTCCCGCGCGTGGCGAGCAGCCAGTTCGCCCGCACCAAGCACAAGGTCTCCTGGCGCAATCTCCAGCCTGGCGACCTGATGTTCTTCAGCGGGCTCGGCCACGTGGGCATGTACGTCGGCAAGGGCAAAATGATCCACTCGCCGCGGACAGGTGAACGGGTACGCGTCGACAAGCTGAGCGGATGGCGCCGATCGTCCTTCGTGGGCGCGGTCCGACCCGGCATGTGA
- a CDS encoding glycosyltransferase family 4 protein, whose protein sequence is MVTNDFPPRPGGIQSFVHGLALRTPGVVVYAPAWPGAAEFDRRQPYRIVRHPTRLMLPIPAVARTAAGLVAEHGVRTVVFGAAAPLGLLAPRLRRAGARRVVMLTHGHEASWASAPGFRSVLRRIGGHADVVTYLGEYTRQRLVAAIPDGKLVRLAPGVDVRQFHPGATTAEPGLAGRPVVVCVSRLVPRKGQDQLIRAWPRVLRSVPDAVLLLVGGGPYRKRLERLAAGQESIRFTGTVPAAALPGYYAVGDVFAMPCRTRLGGVDVEGLGIVFLEASATGLPVVAGASGGAPDAVRPGETGLVVNGEDPGEVAQAIVELLTDPDKARKMGAGGRDWVAREWAWEQVAARFHRLL, encoded by the coding sequence ATCGTGACGAACGACTTCCCGCCCAGGCCGGGCGGCATCCAGTCGTTCGTGCACGGGCTCGCGCTGCGCACGCCCGGCGTCGTGGTCTACGCTCCGGCCTGGCCGGGCGCCGCCGAGTTCGACCGGCGCCAGCCGTACCGGATCGTGCGGCACCCGACGCGGCTCATGCTGCCCATCCCGGCCGTCGCGCGCACGGCGGCCGGGCTGGTGGCCGAGCACGGCGTGCGGACCGTGGTGTTCGGCGCGGCGGCGCCGCTGGGACTGCTCGCCCCGCGCCTGCGGCGGGCGGGCGCGCGGCGGGTGGTGATGCTCACCCACGGCCACGAGGCGTCGTGGGCGAGCGCGCCGGGCTTCCGCTCGGTGCTGCGCAGGATCGGCGGGCATGCCGACGTGGTGACCTACCTGGGCGAGTACACGCGCCAGCGGCTGGTGGCCGCCATCCCGGACGGCAAGCTCGTCCGGCTCGCGCCCGGCGTGGACGTCCGCCAGTTCCACCCCGGCGCCACCACGGCGGAGCCGGGCCTGGCCGGGCGGCCGGTCGTGGTGTGCGTCTCCCGGCTGGTGCCACGCAAGGGCCAGGACCAGCTCATCAGGGCCTGGCCCCGGGTGCTGCGCTCGGTGCCGGACGCGGTGCTGCTGCTGGTGGGCGGCGGCCCGTACCGCAAGAGGCTGGAGCGGCTGGCGGCCGGGCAGGAGTCGATCAGGTTCACCGGTACGGTGCCGGCGGCCGCGTTGCCGGGGTACTACGCCGTGGGCGACGTGTTCGCGATGCCGTGCCGTACCAGGCTCGGGGGAGTGGACGTGGAGGGGCTCGGGATCGTGTTCCTGGAGGCGTCCGCGACCGGGCTGCCCGTGGTGGCGGGCGCGTCCGGCGGCGCGCCGGACGCGGTCAGGCCCGGCGAGACCGGCCTGGTCGTGAACGGGGAGGACCCGGGCGAGGTGGCGCAGGCCATCGTGGAGCTGCTGACGGACCCCGACAAGGCGCGCAAGATGGGCGCGGGCGGCCGCGACTGGGTCGCCCGCGAGTGGGCGTGGGAGCAGGTGGCCGCCCGCTTCCACCGGCTGCTCTGA
- a CDS encoding carbohydrate ABC transporter permease, producing the protein MTLTAPASAPPGQARRAPARRPVRPLRVLLHAFLLLVALGWLLPLVLAVYASLRPYEETARLGYVSLPEQLTLDYYTQAWTQAELPRYYLNTLIIVVPAVVVTLLLASFTAFAIARLRIPGRRTLLIVFTAGNLLPPQVLITPLYTLYTLVPLPAWLSDSQSLYDSYLGLILIHVAFQFGFCVFVMANFMRTIPEEISEAALVDGAGVWKRYWRLTLPLCRPVLAALSTLQFTWMYNDFLWALVLMSSGDKLPVTSALNNLRGQFFTDYNLLAAGSMLVALPTLIVFQLLHKQFVAGLTLGSTKG; encoded by the coding sequence ATGACCCTCACCGCGCCCGCCTCCGCTCCCCCCGGCCAGGCGCGGCGCGCGCCCGCGCGGCGCCCGGTCCGGCCGCTGCGGGTCCTGCTGCACGCCTTCCTCCTGCTGGTGGCGCTGGGCTGGCTGCTGCCGCTGGTGCTGGCCGTGTACGCCTCGCTGCGGCCGTACGAGGAGACGGCCCGCCTGGGGTACGTCTCGCTGCCCGAGCAGCTCACGCTCGACTACTACACGCAGGCGTGGACGCAGGCCGAGTTACCCCGCTACTACCTCAACACGTTGATCATCGTGGTGCCCGCGGTGGTGGTGACGCTGCTGCTGGCCTCGTTCACGGCGTTCGCGATCGCGCGGCTGCGCATCCCGGGCCGCAGGACGCTGCTGATCGTGTTCACCGCGGGCAACCTGCTGCCGCCGCAGGTCCTCATCACGCCGCTCTACACGCTCTACACGCTGGTCCCGCTGCCGGCGTGGCTGTCGGACTCGCAGTCGCTCTACGACTCCTACCTGGGGCTGATCCTCATCCACGTGGCGTTCCAGTTCGGCTTCTGCGTCTTCGTGATGGCGAACTTCATGCGCACGATCCCGGAGGAGATCAGCGAGGCGGCGCTGGTGGACGGGGCGGGGGTGTGGAAGCGGTACTGGCGGCTGACGCTGCCGCTGTGCCGTCCGGTGCTGGCGGCGCTGTCCACGCTGCAGTTCACCTGGATGTACAACGACTTCCTGTGGGCGCTGGTGCTGATGTCGTCGGGCGACAAGCTGCCCGTCACCTCGGCGCTGAACAACCTGCGCGGCCAGTTCTTCACCGACTACAACCTGCTGGCCGCCGGCTCGATGCTGGTGGCGCTGCCGACGCTGATCGTCTTCCAGCTGCTGCACAAGCAGTTCGTGGCCGGGCTCACGCTCGGCTCCACGAAGGGTTAG
- a CDS encoding NlpC/P60 family protein, whose product MAAGLAFGLVLTPLGAALADPRPTLAQAKAKLEKLNDKADKVVEQFNQANERYKKAKGTYTKLNDSYKRKLQTVAELRAQVIGMAVESYKLGEDVTSWPGMFGSDNPQAMLTGWAVAGQLSRERAEKLAAFDRENKGLKTERDKAEVALDEAEEERDAVEKERSEIRKLIAEQKKLLDRLGAYNPGNPNSTGIKYTGPASGSAAAALRFAFAQVGKPYIYGGTGPRGFDCSGLTQAAWAAAGVSLPRTTWQQWSWGASRKVDLDALQPGDLIFSEGLGHVSMYAGNGQIVHAPQTGDVVKVVKLSAYGRSLVGAVRP is encoded by the coding sequence GTGGCCGCGGGTCTCGCGTTCGGACTGGTGCTGACCCCGCTGGGAGCTGCCCTCGCCGATCCCCGCCCCACCTTGGCGCAGGCCAAGGCCAAGCTGGAGAAGCTCAACGACAAGGCCGACAAGGTCGTCGAGCAGTTCAACCAGGCGAACGAGCGCTACAAGAAGGCCAAGGGCACCTACACGAAGCTGAACGACAGCTACAAGCGCAAGCTGCAGACCGTCGCGGAGCTGCGCGCGCAGGTGATCGGGATGGCCGTCGAGAGCTACAAGCTCGGTGAGGACGTCACCTCCTGGCCCGGCATGTTCGGCTCGGACAACCCGCAGGCCATGCTCACGGGCTGGGCCGTCGCCGGGCAGCTCTCGCGCGAGCGGGCCGAGAAGCTGGCCGCCTTCGATCGCGAGAACAAGGGGCTGAAGACCGAGCGTGACAAGGCCGAGGTCGCGCTGGACGAGGCCGAGGAGGAGCGCGACGCCGTCGAGAAGGAGCGCTCCGAGATCCGCAAGCTGATCGCCGAGCAGAAGAAGCTGCTGGACAGGCTGGGGGCGTACAACCCCGGCAACCCGAACAGCACCGGCATCAAGTACACGGGTCCGGCGTCGGGCAGCGCGGCGGCGGCGTTGCGGTTCGCGTTCGCGCAGGTGGGCAAGCCGTACATCTACGGCGGCACCGGGCCGCGGGGCTTCGACTGCTCCGGGCTCACCCAGGCGGCCTGGGCGGCGGCGGGGGTGTCGCTGCCTCGTACGACGTGGCAGCAGTGGTCCTGGGGGGCCAGCCGGAAGGTGGACCTCGACGCGCTGCAGCCCGGAGACCTGATCTTCAGCGAAGGGCTCGGGCACGTCAGCATGTACGCGGGCAACGGGCAGATCGTCCATGCGCCGCAGACGGGCGACGTCGTCAAGGTCGTCAAGCTCTCCGCGTACGGCCGTTCCCTGGTCGGAGCGGTTCGCCCGTAA
- a CDS encoding NYN domain-containing protein has protein sequence MSSAGEGLSRPLPEQVRLNVVDLASQVLGSMPAATIPPPLRGIAKFDPRKRAKLGSAPIAAQLENDKKFRELVAESVAAGWPELVASLAEGNVPPAADPVLVAAAAYLTRPPGWAEMIETARADLEQSAVAAEDLEREETVTRLREQLAAQKSAAKEEADRLREQIKAARAENSDLRRKLHDARERAKAAARRAEEMERTAEEARSAATAAGSAGESELRRLRERVADVEKQLEASRRAAREGRSIEDARIRVLLDALQDASAGLRRELALPTTISRPADSVAAVTGERPGVRGVPARALADDDPQLLDQLLALPQVHLIIDGYNVTKTGYGTLTLADQRTRLMTSLGGLVAQTRVEVTVVFDGAELNAPVQVVAPRGVRVLFSAPGEIADDLIRQLVRAEPSGRAIAVVSSDREVAESVRRMGARPVPSGLLLRRLGRA, from the coding sequence ATGAGTTCAGCGGGTGAAGGCCTGTCTCGCCCGCTTCCCGAGCAGGTGCGGCTCAATGTCGTGGATCTGGCTTCCCAGGTTCTCGGGTCGATGCCCGCTGCCACCATCCCGCCTCCGCTGCGCGGCATCGCCAAGTTCGACCCCCGCAAACGGGCCAAACTCGGCAGCGCGCCCATCGCGGCGCAGCTCGAGAACGACAAGAAGTTCCGCGAGCTGGTCGCCGAGTCCGTGGCCGCCGGCTGGCCCGAGCTGGTCGCCTCGCTGGCCGAGGGCAACGTGCCGCCCGCCGCCGACCCCGTGCTCGTGGCCGCGGCCGCGTACCTGACCCGGCCGCCGGGCTGGGCGGAGATGATCGAGACCGCCCGCGCCGACCTGGAGCAGTCGGCGGTGGCGGCCGAGGACCTGGAGCGCGAGGAGACCGTCACCCGGCTGCGCGAGCAGCTCGCCGCGCAGAAGAGCGCCGCCAAGGAGGAGGCCGACCGGCTGCGCGAGCAGATCAAGGCCGCCCGCGCGGAGAACTCCGACCTGCGCCGCAAGCTGCACGACGCGCGCGAGCGCGCCAAGGCCGCCGCGCGGCGGGCCGAGGAGATGGAACGCACGGCGGAGGAGGCCAGATCGGCCGCCACGGCCGCGGGCAGCGCCGGCGAGTCCGAGCTGCGGCGGCTGCGCGAGCGGGTGGCCGACGTGGAGAAACAGCTGGAGGCCTCGCGCCGGGCCGCCCGCGAGGGCAGGAGCATCGAGGACGCGCGCATCCGGGTGCTGCTCGACGCCCTCCAGGACGCCTCGGCCGGGCTCCGGCGCGAGCTGGCCCTGCCCACCACGATCAGCCGGCCCGCCGACTCGGTCGCGGCCGTCACCGGCGAGCGCCCCGGCGTGCGCGGCGTGCCCGCGCGCGCCCTGGCCGACGACGACCCGCAGCTCCTCGACCAGCTCCTCGCGCTGCCGCAGGTGCACCTGATCATCGACGGCTACAACGTCACCAAGACCGGCTACGGCACCCTCACCCTCGCCGACCAGCGCACCCGGCTGATGACCTCGCTGGGCGGGCTGGTGGCGCAGACCAGGGTCGAGGTGACGGTGGTGTTCGACGGTGCGGAGCTCAACGCGCCCGTGCAGGTGGTGGCGCCGCGCGGGGTGCGGGTGCTGTTCAGCGCGCCGGGGGAGATCGCCGACGACCTCATCCGGCAGCTCGTCCGGGCCGAGCCGTCCGGCCGGGCCATCGCCGTGGTGTCGTCGGATCGGGAGGTGGCCGAGTCCGTCAGGCGGATGGGCGCCAGACCCGTTCCGTCTGGCTTGCTGCTGCGCCGGCTGGGCCGCGCATAA